One window from the genome of Hydra vulgaris chromosome 02, alternate assembly HydraT2T_AEP encodes:
- the LOC136076112 gene encoding uncharacterized protein LOC136076112 has product MSSVESVEQLHLSEDYTISNNLLLMRKNGPKRKISLEQEFLLVMMRLRLGLLIEDLAFRFCISARTVSQIIIAWVILLSKELDSLILWPSRNTIRATMPNCFKRLYPKVRTIIDCSEIFFETSSALDVQACMWSDYKHHATVKFLIAITPNGAISWLSPLYGGRASDIFIVRNSGFLDILEPYDQVMADRGFKIRTDLAYKQCTLCIPPSAVKGIQMSKEEVRETSNIHRTSIPN; this is encoded by the coding sequence ATGTCCAGTGTTGAATCCGTCGAGCAGCTACACTTATCAGAAGATTATACTATTAGCAATAACTTACTTCTTATGAGAAAAAACGGACCTAAAAGAAAAATCTCACTGGAACAGGAATTTCTTTTAGTTATGATGAGATTACGTTTGGGTCTTTTAATTGAAGATTTAGCTTTCCGCTTTTGTATATCAGCTAGAACAGTCTCCCAAATCATTATTGCATGGGTAATATTGTTATCTAAAGAGTTGGACAGCCTAATATTGTGGCCTAGCCGGAATACAATTCGAGCAACTATGCCAAACTGTTTTAAGCGATTATATCCAAAAGTGAGAACAATTATAGATtgttctgaaatattttttgaaacatcaaGTGCTCTTGATGTTCAAGCTTGTATGTGGAGTGACTATAAACATCATGCAACAGTCAAATTTTTAATAGCAATAACTCCGAATGGAGCCATTTCATGGCTGTCTCCCCTTTATGGTGGACGTGCCTCTGACATTTTTATTGTCAGAAATAGTGGTTTTCTTGATATACTTGAGCCCTATGACCAAGTTATGGCAGATCGTGGCTTTAAAATAAGGACAGACCTTGCATATAAACAGTGTACTCTTTGTATACCTCCAAGTGCTGTTAAAGGAATTCAAATGTCAAAAGAAGAAGTTCGAGAAACATCAAACATACATCGTACATCCATTCCTAATTGA